DNA from Athene noctua chromosome Z, bAthNoc1.hap1.1, whole genome shotgun sequence:
TTCCAGCAGtctggcaggggcaggcaggggaggcGGGAGCATCACCACTACCCCACGCCATGCTGCAGTTGGAGGCTGCTTTGCCAGTCTCCTTCTAGCTCTGGGCACACCTACCACATGCAGAGCTTCAGGCTCTCACAGAAGACCAGAGGTGGCCCGAGTATTGCATATGGAGGTgtcaggagaagcagaagaaacccTTGTCGGAGGTGTGCTCCCTCTGGGAGGAGCAAACAGCCCTGCTGGGTGAATGCTAACCTGTCTGCCAGCGCAGGCAGTGATGGCAGGGCTGGATTGAAGCCACACTGTCGTGGACAGAGCTGTCATCgctgggacagggctggcaggCTGCTGGCCTGGGGGTGTGGTGACAGCTGCTGGTGAAGGAAATCTTATTGTCAGTCTGGCCCCTGAGGTGCCGAGCCCTAGATGTCCAGACACATGACAAGTGTGCAAGTGCCCCAAGGCAGACAGACCCATGTTCTGAGTGAGCactgtcctgctgctccttctcctcctgctacACATCAGGGACTGTCCTTCTGCCCCAGGTCCCCACCAAGCAGGATGCTGTAGCTGGTGAGGCTGCTGGGGAGATACAGCCCACCACAAAGGGGATCAGGGAGCTGGGTAGAAGCAGAACACTGCTGTGGGAGACTTCCAGCCCAAGGTGTACTAAGGACTCAGCCATTCCTATGGCTGGCACCATCTCTTCACACTGCATCTCTCTGGGCCTGTGGGCCTTTTCACTGTGCCCACAGCAATGCAGAGGTAAGGGCAGGGCTGAGTCTTCCTGCCCTGGAgctgctctgttgtgttttaaCAGCACTATGTGAATTTACATTGCAGGAGTGTTTGCTTTGGTGTGGTTTTGCCCCTTTTTATCACCCAGTTTACACAACCCTCAGGGTACCCTGTGAGCCTGAATGCTGCCTTATTTCTTGTTATTTGGTCTGCAGGAAAGTAACATCTCTCCTACAGTCCTAGTGTCGGTGAAGGATGTCGCTGTCTCCACCAGTACTATGCTGAATGTACCCCTGCATGAAAATCTATGCAGTCTCCTACCTTGTGCCTGcgatgcattttaaaaaatctttctctgCTTAAGCTCCTTGccattttgcttctcttttgGATTAGTTATCCAGttgccagctctgccacagcacAGTGTTAGAAGGAGTAGATGCAGTTTCCATTTTGGAGTCCGTCATTCAATGAAGGAATCTGTGCCAGAGTGTCTTCCCCCTTGTACAGCCACTGAGAACCCTGCTGGAAGGGTGTATTGGCACTGCTGACTTGCCTGGACCTAAGTAGCTGCCATTAGCTGCAGTCCATGCCAGAACTTCTGTATGGAATTAGTTGAAAGGAAAAGACTTCAGACCTGGTGAAGTCAGTCAGAGCTGTAACCGTGTACAGTCATGTGCCTATCTTGCAGAATTTTCTCTACAGTGAGATGGGGATGATGTTACCTGCCTCCGAACTGAGGGAACGAGATGAATGGACAGAAGCTTGTGCCGTCTCTGGGTGTGTTACTGTAGCCCTGGATTGTATGACTACCAGGTGAACCGTGGGCACGGATCTTGCTATACCCGCCCTTAGCTGCGCACCATTTGAGTAGACTCTCATGTCTTAGacccagctgtgctggctggcaCACTCCCCGCCCCCGGCAGGATGGGAAggacaaaatacaacaaaatgcttgggaatcgagataaggacagagagggatgactcacccattatggtcacaaagaaaagacagatttCACTTGGGAAAAAGCccatcagtttaatttgaacaccaccaccaccactaatctactaatcaaatcagagtgcaacagtaagaaatacaatcacatcttaaaaacaccttcccacccCTCCACTCTTCCCTgactcagctctgctccccatttctctccctctgtccccgcagggaggcaggggatggggttgTGTCAGTCCCACTGGTCCTTCCTCCtcgggggaggactcctcacactctcccctgctccagtgtgggctccctCCCGCAGCAGACAGCCCTCCATGGACTCCTCTGACACgagtccttcccaggggctgcagctcctcgctaactgctccagtgtggggccctgcccgggctgcaggagggcatctgccccCCCGGTGCCCTCCATGGGCgcagggacagcctgccctcaccccatgggctgggggggctctgctccgGCCCAGCTCCCCCTGCTTCTCCCACTGCCCTCAGCGTTTGCAGAGGCGTCTCCCTCAcagctccctctcctcctcccaggttccccgtctgaaatacgttatcccagaggcaccgccgccgcctcccATCAGCTCGTCCTCACCCAGAGGCGGCTCCGAGTTGGGGCCgggggagcttccagaagcttctcacaggggtaGCCCtgtcccccgctaccaaaacccaccacattcCAACAAAACACATTGACAAACTTGctgaaaactttcagaatccAATAGAACAGTCCTTGTCTTCTTTCCCGACATTCACACCAGAGACTGCAGATGCAGACTGGAGAACACAGGGAATGAAGAGGAAAGATGTTCCCTAGTGACTGTCCCAAAAGGAAACAGCCTGTGGACTGAAATGGCAGACCAAGCTTCACAGGCAAAACTGCCAGGGCAGTCCTGTTTGGGAGGGTCTGCCAGAGCATTCTCCTCTATGAGAGAGACCTGCCTTGCATTAAATGCACCAGCCTATGCCAGCCTAACTCAGACTCTCTTTGCCCTTGCTAAGCCTGAGTTAGACACCTGAATCTTCTCTTGTGCCTGTGTAGCACTGCCTGCAGCAGATGCATTGTTCCTGCACTCAACACACATCTTGTCTTTAGCCACATCTGGTTCTAGTCCAGATGAACTGAAAGCGGTGAGTACAGATGCTCCAGCTACAAGGTGCTGGGGAGCCAAAGCCCTGAGCGTCAGCCCCCAGCAGCAAGGGCCATGCACACTGTATGTGCACCCATGCACTGGGAGAGATGGCACCACACTCTACACCAGGCCTGAGAAGCTGGGAGgcaggggtggaggggggggagcTGTCCCTTCAGCTTGAATTGACAGTCacattaatttgcttttcagacTGGTTTGATGAAGTCCAGAAAATTTATCTGACTGTGGAGCCCACAGAGACTACAGAATGGCAAGCTGAAATTTATTGTCCAGACTAAGAGAAAGTCTTTTTGTTTGCACAAAGGCAAATGCTGCCATTAGTGTATGTATCAATATTGATTCTTCTGATGGGGTGAAAGGGTCAACATGGGAGGTAGCACCAAGGCTCCAGCACTATCTACATTACCTCCCCCTTGTGTTCCTGCAAGGCTTCCCCTGGGCCTCTAAAAGGCCTTTGCTGCTCATCAGTGATAAATGTCCTGATCCAGCTTCAGAAGTGGAGGTTTCTGGCACTTCTCTGCATCTTCCTGGTAGATGCTCAAGGGGCCAGGGTGGGCTAATGCTGCCTTGCCTAAGGGAAAGGCATGCTGTCCTTCCAGCTGGCTGATAAGCCGTCTCCATGATGTAACAGCCCAGAAGAGTGTATGGAGGGGCACTCCACAACACACCCAGGAGGATCAAGCCATCTTGGTGAGTTGCCTTCCCCCACAAACACGCCTGAGGTCTCAAAAAGGGCAATCAGGGCAGACTTCATTTCTGAGCACTGTTTCTTGCCTGCCCTCTGTACTAGCTGTGTCTCACACCAGCACCAATGCCAGCAATTTATGGGAGGGGGAGAACCCCTGGGTCAAGAGGTGTGAGCTTTCACTAGTGTGCCCTAGCTGAGGTCCCAGGCAGCACTGCCCAGCCAGCCCCTCATCTCTGCGTTCCCACCCAGAATGCAGCCCTgcactgttgggattctagagggctttctgtgagagaatggccaggtgagcaatcctgtatgagaacaagactgataagagcctcagccgagcaagaatgcgataaggatgtgaccctgaatgaggggggagaaactcgatgagacaaacaacccccggaaggggttgggacggaagaggaagttccacaaggcaggaagcctggcaaggctgatgtggcactttttatccaatcataagaacgtttaaagcgcaggctaagttaactgtccgatcttgaggatttgtactgcatgttactcacgtgtgtgggagaacattataaaaggactttcttagttgtaataaatgggcattgcttgatcacattggtcgtgtgcgtgctcagctctcccgcactgCACCTCCACCTGCTCCTTGGCCTGCAGAGCTTGTTTGCACCTAGATCCTGCAGTTTTCCAGATAGCTTCCACCCACCCACAGCAGTGGCAAGAAGAAGCCAGAACCAAAGCTCCTCACTCAGGCACAAACAAGTCATCCCAGTCACAGGCACAAGGGAACATTGTGCATGCAGGGGGATGTTAACCTTAGTGATTTTGCCACTGGGGTAAAGATGCAGCCAGAGCATGCCTGTCCTCGGTACATGAAACGCACCTTGGCTCATGTGGACCTTCACTGTGGAGTGACCTACTTTCCTTGCTAGGTTGGTATGTAAACCTACTGCAAATTCATATTCCATGTCACCTTGTCAATCTTTTCTCAGCAAGATTAGTAAAGGCTGAACatgcttttaaataatgttaGGAAGTGATAGGTAGCTGCCAAAGCCACCACACCTAGAAGATGCATCTGTCATATCCCGCTCCAACAAGGgaacaagtgactcagattttcaaatccccagtggagcagACAAGAAGTCTCCAAGTCTGAGcgtttattaactacccacaatgtactaattgaacacatgataattggctcaggatatagcaagttgtggcgagcaatacaatatgccttgcatttctttgcaggagagctgagcacgcacatgaccaatgtgatcaagcaattcacgtttattacaactaagcaagcccttttataatgttttccCACACACGTGaataacatgcagtacaagtcctcaagattggacagttaacttagcccgcgcttcagtccttcttatgattggataaaaagtgccacatcagccttgccaggcttcctgccttgtggaacttcctcttcggtcccaaccccttccaggggttgtttgtctcatcgagtttctccctcctcattcagggttactccttattgcattcttgctcaggctgaggctcttatcagtcttgttctcatgcaggattgctcacatgcccattctctcgcagaaagtcctcttgaatcccaacatttcttaatggaaaaaggaaaagagggagatagagggaatggggaaatacagatcaccggtctgggttcctgcgctgatcccgcttGCGAGGGTTCCAGGGGATGGCcatctttttttcacttgcatccatcttcttcacttcactgctctatCCAGATGGCAgcggggcagagagagagagccctttcttcttccccttgatttatacacactttccttgggtccgtcccctaggtcgacccacatacctgcGTATCCCATGGACAGgaaggggtaaggtgtttcatgggatgatgtaattagcatgatcatgtcagccctcattagcatattgaggggtgttaactttaatatgcattttgtggataatgaagcaaagttcattcaccggacagatggcccttgaaatttgcccaggtgccccagagcagggccatcCATatggctccctcctccagctgcagctgcatcTCGTGTTATTCGGGCAGctttatcagctttgacctccacagaatgcaccctgtgactcatagttttgtctagtgtttgaggcatttcttcaatcagcctcaacttttgctttcccaggttgttcttcttagtttctcacaggcctggtttctcgtctctcacagcaTCTATGTGGTAATACCACAAAGTTCAATCCATTCACCTGGGTGTTCTCAAGTGTGTAGGGAAAACAGCATGCCTAGCGTGCCTTCCCCCTCATCCTGAGCAGGACAGTAGGTCTGATAGGCATGCTGTGGCCAAAACAGCAGGTTCATTTTAGGATCCTGCTCTAGCAGTGGTGACTGCACACACAGCTGCTTGGCTATTTCCTCCACACAGCGCTCTCTACCTTGGTactgattcacggaaaaaagacttTACAGCTCCAATAGAGTTACATAGCAGGTTTGTTTACTcaggtgccagggtgcaaggggatccctccacaaagcttgcacacccaccacacattttactaaaaacttatagagtgtggatatctatattcattgggttacataaaaCAAATGTCCATATGAacgagtgaggctgggttagttctagaggctggtgtcagcagtcagtgttctctttgcacctgcccactGCCTCCTGGGGGGTGTCTCcagggggctttgggaggaaggctcgtagtctttctcatgtagttttttccccggagcatgcacagattctcttggccaacttcttgaataacaagagggTTTTTCAGCAAGTTTACTCATTCTAtattatctaagagaaccaatagaacttctactcTCtgtactcattaccaagactccaactagatagagcacacctgttccccaaggacaaaaacataatattttgctgaacattatatttcttggtagattttcacagtgaactgctttgttttatgaacacagtagtccttagtaaaattccacagaacagtctgggcaagcaggactcttagcaatattaaaaaatactagaAGTAATAcgataacttgctataagtaaggaAATGTCTCAAAACAAGTAACAATTTATCTGTATCAGTACTCCCTTGTCCTGTTTCTTGACCTCCTTTTTGCAGTCCTTGTACTTCCTTTGTCTGTCTCAGTCTCCTCACAAAGGAACAACTGGCTTCTAACTATTTTTTCCTCATTGGTTTCATGGGGCCTTTCTAAGTTCTGTGTCCAGTTTGGTATTTCTGACACTGTTACTTAGGTAATCTTGGCATTATGTGCCATTACTGACACAGCTACTGAGGAACTGCTGGCCTTGCTCCAGAAGGACTCCAGTGCTTCTTTCCAGTTATCTGTGAAGTTTGACCCTTCCTCACATCGCTGCTTCATAACCACTTGGGAGATCTAGCTACTGTAAGAGttggtcagaagatcagcattgtctcaacattgtcatcagggacatggacagtgaggtacctgacaacggcctgcttggccttgccaatccctggagtgggatgtggtgtcaaggctcctgaatgcagacctgtgtggcacagcgagtgctgggctgttctcctgagcactgacccatgcggtgcaggcagtgccgggctgttctgcagtgccggAGCCGTAcagtacaaagagtgctgtgTTTGGTgcctgggcctagccagagctgttagagataattgcatagccactgtcaaaaaagatggatcgcaactgttgccataacatcgatgaagaaatcatgaaccttagacaaactttgcttcattataataccaaaacacccctcctggtggaaggctgcctgcctccaagactgaccacgcctcggatGTTCCCCCCTGCGCATGGTGATGGCCTCACTCGAGAAGGGCAGAGACCCCTGAGgtggaggtggagcaaggtgtgttactgagcataaaaggatgacttctggacaacgaaaattggaagcttccccaccaaccAAGGACCATGACAatcgacgacgcagcatcagctggacccgggactgTTAGGACGTCatgagatcagcggtggtagctataacctctctctccctcctcgctctaaaactttactttacttctctcctctctttcacccatctctatcgCGTGCCacttcacaggcaacacaataaagtttcattggtttattactgctatcccTTTGGTGTTGGtaaccttaattttgcactttcgagatcgtagcaaacaaaccatcacgagtccaccaAGTGGACTGTGACAGCTACCCTTGTGGCATTATCTTCAACTTTTGTCAGTTTTTTACTACCTGCCATCTGCAGCCACTTTGCATACCATGTTCTGTTCGGAGACCTGAACCTCAAGCCACTGCCAAGTCAGTGGCTAGTAATCTGCCTGTAGCCCCAGGAAATGAAAGGTAAAATTTTCATGCAATTACAGGACTGAGTAAAAGTAAGGACATGGTATGAGTTGTCAAAACTGCACAGTTTGGAGGTTTGAGAGAATTCTGGAAAATTGCCACAAACATTTCAAGGACAGCTCACTCTTTCCTGGAATTGCAGTTTtgggattttctctcctctggtaTCACTAACTGGAAATGGGCTGGGAGTGAGAGGGCAGGTGGcgagcaactgcactgtgcatcactcatttttatattctattattaatattattataataattattaatatcaattaaattgtttttatctcagtctatgagtctccttacctttacccctccaatccCCTCCACCATCCctcagggcaggggagggtgatACAGTGGCTGTGTGGTATTTGGTgtgctggccaggtttaaaccatgacagaaacACAAACCAAGACTGGGAGTCTTGAAATGAAGGATGAGAGTCCTTGCTTTTCTGCCTGGATGAGCTTGGGACCTGCCAACCTGTTTCTGCTAGCAAAGAACAGAGAAACCCACCATTCAGAATGAAACCTGGAGCAAATCAACAAGATTTCATGGAAGCCAGCAGAATAAGGCTAGTTTGTCAGCTCTACTGTGTTCTCTTCCAGCACTTTGCTCTAAGAGGCCAGTCATAACTTCTGTGACAAGAACAGGTTGCCTCACTGGTGATTGGGATGGAATGTCCTGCAAATGTGCTGGAAGTAGGGTGGTTTTTGGAATACTTCTCCTTAGTTATCCTTTGCAAAGTCAGGGATGGCCCTTGAGGTAGCACAGAAAGGCTGAAAAGCTCCCCCGGCCAGTGGGAGATGCAATTAGCCCTGTTAATCACTGGCACAATGAAAACAGCTGCTCTGTAATTGGCTTTGCCTTAGGCCACAGACAGCTTAGCTGAGAGAAATCTGGTTTTTTGAATTATCTGCCTGCTGTGTATTGCCTGGTCCcaagcagcacaggcagagcagggtGGGCTGCAGAACCCAGACATCTTatgggggtggtggggagagcCATAAGACACTGTCTGCTTGCTTGCTTGACCCTCTCCAGGCATTGCTAGGGCCTGTGTCCATCTCTGATGCCATTCCTGGCATCTGAGGAGCAGTTGTGAAAGCACTGCCAGatgcctgccatgggcagggaatACAGGGCTTGGCTGGCAGAGGCCAGTCTGGTGCAGACGGAGCTCAAGAGTGAGGACTGAGGCCTGCATACACAGTTCTCTGGGTCAGCCTGGTCTCAGGCCTGAACTAGCTTCTGTCCCTAAAAAGGGGCACAATTCAAACCAGCATTCATGGCCATCCATTATCCTGACTGAAACTCATCCACAGCCCAGCTTCCCATGAACTCCAGCTTCCAGAGAAGAGTCTCTGTGGTTAGCAAGAGGCCTCTCCAAAGACAAGATCCCTGGCCCTCTCAGTCTCTTTGTACCAGTTAAATATTGGTGGCCTCCAGCACTCTCCCTGGACACGTTAGGGAATGGGAGTTGCCTTTGTTCAAGGCTTTGCACGATGGGGTTCTGTGTTGGGGTGAAGGCTCCTGTGTACTCAGTGAAGCAGCACAGATAAGTCAGTTCCTAGCTGAAGCAGAAACAAACTCTGCAGATCAGCAGTGGTACCAAAGACAGTGGTGGATAATTCAGGAAGGCTAGCAGAGCCAGATGCACATTGACTCACTGTCACACTAATTCTTTACCGGAGTTAGTGAAAACCAGATATCTGATAAATCCCATTGTAAATAGATTACCCAGAATGAAGGCACTTGCAAGAGCTCAGAGGAGCCAGCACAGCAAGCTCTGTTCCTGCCTCGTGTGGCTATAACCCTCTCTTCCCAGTGACTAAGCACATTGAGACTAGTTTGCTTTTCAGGACTGTGTTCTCATGCACATCTCACACAGTAGTACCACACAGACTGGAAAGCCAGTGGAGTTTGCAGCAGCAAATGTAATGACTCGGCCAGAGCTGCTGACTTTGAGACTGTTGTGTTGTGACATGAAGTATCGTGAGGTGTACTCTGCAAAAGCAGACTCTGCTTCATCTGGGTGCATCTCCCTTAGACAGAGCTGTTCCCATCCCCAAGACAAACATCTGGTACTCGTTGCTCAGATGTTAACTTCAGCTGCTCAGGACAATCATTAGCCACAGACCTTGTCAGTAACTGACGTTCCAGGCACTTGCAACAGAGTTGACAGGCATTGTACAGTTTCTCTGTGCCTTGCTATGTAGGGCTGTTCTATGTCTGCTTCCTACTCTCTGCCTTCTAAATAGAGGCACTGGGCAAAGAAGAGAGGTTACTGCATGACTCTCCTCCACGTCAGCTATGCCTAGCCAGGAGAACTCCTGTTCCATGCACTCGTGCCAGTGTGCTGACTGCACTAAAGGTCCCTGAGTTCACACCCACGAGTCAACCGGACCAAGCCACTTCCAGGCTGCTCTGCTGTAGACTTAACCCCAGCGTGgagagagctgctctccagccctggAGGAGCAGGCACTCAGGGAGCACAGCTCCCTATCACAGACCCATCCCTGACCTGTTTGCCATGACAAACACACTACTGCCTGGAACCTGGCAGGAGCAAAAGAGGCGCACACTGCTGGTGGCAGGACCAGAGAAACCCTGTCTGCAGGGATCAGGTGCGGCCAGCACCCCTCGGAAGGGGCAGGCTGCAAACCCCAGACCCCTGCCACAACTCTGCCTGGGCTGCTGGCaagccagcccagctgctggtgGGTAAGGCCATCACCACAGTCCCTTCAGGCAGCAGGGCAGATGGAGGGGCAGGCACGGGCTGTGTTTCTAGGAGGCTCCTCCACAACCTGGGAGGGGTGTGTTGTCCCTCAGACAGGGTTTGTTACGCGCTGTGTAAAGCCAGCCTCACCCAGAGCCCAGATACCAGTTCTATTTCAGAGCTGCACAAAGAGGGGTGCTAGggggtaattccacaaagctgggACACGGCACAAAGGAACTGAAGCCTATTTATCCTATTACGTGATTAGTCAAAACCTATCTAAGTTTACACCCCGATCTGCTATTggttagttatatttaaattagcctCGCTTGATGTGTAAATTAGCACGTGTGCTCCTTGCAGGTGTAGGGGCAGGTTTTTTCGGTCTTGAGTTAGTTATGATGGTCTCCCCCTCCCACCTTtacttttctatttctgtagAATTTTGCTGACTGCTTCTTAGGCAATGGTCCATCTCCTGGCGCCTTCTGGGGCAGGGGGCCCCCCTCTCACCAGTCCTTTATCGCCTCCTCACCGGTCAAGTTTAGCGAGGCCTGGATCCCGTCAGGCTCACAGCAGGAGGCCGCGGTCATGTTTACCCCCAAACCCCCGCcctgccgctgcccgccccgcccctcggGGCCGGGCACTGAGCGCCCCACTGAGGGCACCGGCCTCGTCGCCGCCACGTGCGCATGCGCCGCGCTCTCCCGTCACGTGAGGCGGCCGCGCCAGTCCCTGCCCGCGAGCCGTAGCGGCGGTGGCGCGGGGCTGCCGGCATGTTCCGCATCGAGGGGTTGGGGCCCAAGATGGACCCGGAGGAGCTGAAGCGGAAGATGCGCCGCGACGTCCTCGCCTCTGTCCGCAACTTCCTCATCTACGTGGCGCTGCTGCGGATCAGTAAgtgctcggcggggcccggcccggcccggctgggcTCCCGGCACCCTCGGCCGCCGCCGTGCCCGcgtggctgtggggcagagccggcggcgggcgcgTCCCCGGGGCCGTGGGAGAGGCTCGGCatcccggcggcgctctcggcaGCGCCTGTTGTGCCGGGCTGGGGCGAGCGGCAGCGCGGCTGTGCCGCTCCCGAGCGCGCAGGGCCGGGCCATGCTGTCGTGTAGGCAGCGCCTTGGTGCGTGTCATCAGAGTCTGGCACCTTTCCCTGCAGGGCGCCCGTCTGCTCAGCCAACGCCAAGTGGCGTTGGGGGGTCCCCCCGCCCGTATCGAGAACAGGCCCGAGGCTCTGACCTGTGGCACAAGCCGGCAGACCTGATCCCCTCTTGAGTCGTGCTGCCTCACCTGTTAAAGCAATcgtgcagggagggaaggggctgtgTGGGAGGCAGAGGGTGGCGTTTTGCCCAGAGTTTGAATATTTTAGATGCCGCGTAAATATGCAGCAGTTTCATCCCAGACTCACTGCACACATCTCGCTCCCTTCAGCCGAGTTATGTCCattctgctttgtcttttcagCTCCTTTCATCCTGAAGAAACTGGACAGTATATGAACACTTAAGAAGACTCGATAGATGAAAACAAAATGGACTGTAGctgcttttcagtgttttgttaaTTAAATATT
Protein-coding regions in this window:
- the TOMM5 gene encoding mitochondrial import receptor subunit TOM5 homolog; protein product: MFRIEGLGPKMDPEELKRKMRRDVLASVRNFLIYVALLRITPFILKKLDSI